From Nicotiana tabacum cultivar K326 chromosome 22, ASM71507v2, whole genome shotgun sequence, one genomic window encodes:
- the LOC107774988 gene encoding LOW QUALITY PROTEIN: sesquiterpene synthase 9-like (The sequence of the model RefSeq protein was modified relative to this genomic sequence to represent the inferred CDS: inserted 1 base in 1 codon), translated as MYKNLDVKPLWGEKTERRMSQAMIAYPTGWHHLANSQSAIGGYSFCSVKNTYSFSPLVMWRGRERHRIRDYKEKRMTHKILAMDASFSDHRHVANFESTVWGYHFLSYTYQLTEIRTQEKLELDELKEKVRKMLVETRDNSTQKLVLIDTIQRLGVAYHFHNEIETSIQNIFDASQLQTENNIDDNLYVVALRFRLVRQQGHYMSSDVFKQFTNHDGGFKEALSNDVQGLLSLYEASHMRVHAEEILEEALTFTTIHLESMVTNLNNFNSLKAQVSEALSQPIRKTVPRLGARKYISIYEDIDAHNKLLLKFAKLDFNVLQKLHQRELNELTRWWKDLDFVNKYPYARDRLVEXLFWILGLYYEPQYSRARKMITKIIKIDSILDDTFDAYATLDELVPFTDAIQRWDISAIDSLQPYLRPAYQALLDVYSEMEEVLAKECKSDRVYYAKYEMKKLVRAFLKEAQWLDAGYTPTCEEYTKNALVSCGYMMLATTSLVGMEEFISRETFEWIINKPSIVLAASTISRAMDDIVGHDVEQQRGHVASIIECYMKEYGASKEEAYVKLQKEIKNAWKVINKELFLPTEVPMFVLERVINCARVMDTLYKEGDGYTNSKGNVKNMINLLLVEPIKI; from the exons ATGTACAAAAATTTAGATGTAAAACCTTTGTGGGGAGAGAAAACAGAAAGAAGGATGAGTCAAGCAATGATTGCTTATCCCACCGGCTGGCATCACTTAGCAAATTCTCAATCGGCCATTGGGGGATACAGTTTCTGTTCAGTTAAAAATACATACTCATTTTCACCTTTAGTCATGTGGAGGGGAAGAGAGAGACATAGAATCAGAGATTATAAGGAGAAAAGGATGACTCATAAAATATTAGCAATGGATGCTTCTTTCTCTGATCATCGTCACGTGGCAAATTTTGAATCAACCGTTTGGGGATATCATTTCCTCTCCTATACTTATCAACTTACA GAAATTAGAACCCAAGAAAAACTTGAACTTGATGAGTTAAAAGAAAAAGTCAGGAAGATGTTAGTAGAAACTCGTGACAATAGTACACAAAAACTTGTCCTGATTGACACAATCCAACGATTGGGAGTAGCATATCATTTTCATAATGAGATCGAAACATCTATTCAAAACATCTTTGATGCGTCCCAACTGCAGACTGAGAATAATATTGATGATAACCTTTACGTTGTCGCTCTTCGTTTCCGGCTTGTAAGACAACAAGGCCATTACATGTCTTCAG ATGTGTTCAAGCAATTCACTAATCATGACGGAGGATTCAAGGAAGCCCTTAGTAATGATGTCCAAGGATTACTAAGTTTGTATGAAGCATCACATATGAGAGTGCACGCGGAGGAGATTCTAGAAGAAGCTCTTACCTTTACCACTATTCATCTCGAGTCCATGGTCACAAACTTGAACAATTTTAACTCGCTTAAGGCTCAAGTTTCTGAAGCCTTAAGCCAGCCTATTCGTAAAACCGTACCAAGGTTGGGGGCAAGGAAATACATATCCATTTATGAAGACATTGATGCACACAACAAATTGCTTTTGAAATTCGCAAAATTGGATTTTAACGTGTTGCAAAAGCTGCATCAAAGAGAGCTTAACGAGCTTACGAG ATGGTGGAAAGATTTGGATTTTGTGAACAAATATCCATATGCAAGAGACAGATTGGTTG TGTTATTTTGGATATTAGGATTGTATTATGAGCCTCAGTATAGTCGTgcgagaaaaatgataacaaaaataaTCAAGATCGACAGCATCCTTGATGACACTTTTGATGCTTATGCAACCCTTGATGAACTCGTGCCGTTCACTGATGCGATACAGAG ATGGGACATTAGTGCGATAGATTCCCTACAGCCATATTTGAGACCTGCTTATCAAGCCCTTCTAGACGTTTACAGTGAAATGGAAGAAGTACTGGCCAAAGAATGTAAATCCGACCGCGTATACTatgcaaaatatgag ATGAAAAAGTTGGTGAGAGCCTTTCTTAAGGAAGCCCAATGGTTGGATGCTGGCTATACTCCAACTTGTGAGGAGTATACTAAGAATGCACTTGTAAGCTGTGGCTATATGATGTTAGCAACAACTTCCTTGGTCGGAATGGAGGAGTTTATATCCAGAGAGACTTTTGAATGGATAATAAATAAGCCTTCGATAGTTCTGGCTGCGTCAACAATTAGCAGAGCAATGGACGATATTGTTGGCCATGAC GTTGAACAACAAAGAGGACATGTAGCTTCAATTATTGAATGCTACATGAAAGAATATGGAGCATCAAAGGAAGAGGCATACGTTAAGCTACAGAAGGAAATCAAGAATGCATGGAAAGTTATAAACAAGGAATTATTCCTTCCTACTGAAGTACCAATGTTTGTCCTTGAACGAGTTATAAATTGTGCACGTGTGATGGACACTCTGTATAAAGAGGGAGATGGATACACAAACTCCAAAGGCAATGTTAAAAACATGATTAACTTGTTACTGGTTGAACCTATCAAAATATGA